One Bacteroidales bacterium DNA window includes the following coding sequences:
- a CDS encoding PIN domain-containing protein, producing the protein MHRILIDTDIVLDFFFDRVPFSENAARIFSLCESQKIRGFVTPVICSNTYYILRQTANHEKVIEKLSQLMTIMEVVPMDKDVVMQALASGFKDFEDALQNFAAVKSDIIELILTRNVKDYSLSNIGALSPDNYLKLISDR; encoded by the coding sequence ATGCATAGAATCCTTATTGACACAGATATTGTTTTGGATTTCTTCTTTGATAGAGTGCCTTTTTCAGAAAATGCTGCACGAATTTTTTCTCTTTGTGAATCCCAAAAAATTAGAGGTTTTGTGACACCTGTAATATGCAGCAATACTTATTATATTTTAAGACAAACAGCTAATCATGAGAAAGTAATTGAGAAATTGAGTCAGCTTATGACCATTATGGAAGTAGTGCCCATGGATAAAGATGTTGTAATGCAGGCTCTGGCTTCAGGCTTTAAAGATTTTGAAGATGCTTTACAAAATTTTGCGGCGGTAAAATCAGATATTATTGAACTAATATTGACACGCAATGTAAAGGATTATAGTCTAAGTAATATCGGTGCTTTATCACCTGATAATTACTTGAAATTGATTTCTGACCGATAA